From a region of the Candidatus Sysuiplasma acidicola genome:
- a CDS encoding M48 family metallopeptidase, with translation MGNSASVEHRIKVSGVDIYYSIYTSRRTRRLGIVVDEHGGVRVRVPPGTSLNAAEGFLASNARWVVKAREKMMERRRRVVQARDGTSVPHFGSEIALHLTSGVSEPHLITANGAKTLVLPSSRQDGKEPLDFLRAFYMGETASYLSGRIAALEKLTKLHSLRYELKEFRSKWGSCSPSGTIRFNSKLSVFPEDVIDYVIIHELCHLRHRSHGDAFWQLVSSFLPDYRERKEKLRRIALETAFEW, from the coding sequence ATGGGAAACTCTGCGTCAGTGGAGCATCGCATAAAAGTCAGCGGCGTGGATATTTACTACAGCATTTACACGAGCAGGCGGACCCGCAGACTTGGTATCGTCGTGGACGAACACGGCGGCGTGAGAGTAAGAGTACCGCCGGGCACTTCGCTGAATGCGGCGGAGGGGTTTCTTGCTTCCAACGCACGATGGGTCGTGAAAGCCAGAGAGAAAATGATGGAGAGGCGAAGGCGGGTGGTTCAGGCAAGGGACGGCACATCTGTTCCTCACTTTGGAAGTGAAATTGCATTGCATCTGACTTCCGGCGTTTCTGAACCTCATCTGATTACAGCGAATGGGGCGAAGACACTTGTTTTGCCCTCATCGAGGCAGGATGGCAAAGAACCGCTTGATTTTCTCAGGGCATTCTACATGGGGGAGACAGCATCATATCTCTCCGGAAGGATCGCTGCGCTTGAAAAACTGACGAAGTTGCACTCACTCAGATACGAACTGAAGGAGTTCCGAAGCAAATGGGGGAGCTGTTCGCCCTCGGGAACAATCAGGTTCAATTCGAAACTGTCAGTTTTCCCTGAAGACGTCATCGACTATGTCATAATACATGAACTGTGCCACCTGAGGCACAGAAGCCACGGTGATGCATTCTGGCAGCTTGTATCGTCATTCCTGCCGGATTATCGGGAAAGAAAAGAAAAGCTCAGACGCATCGCACTGGAAACAGCATTTGAGTGGTAG
- a CDS encoding GNAT family acetyltransferase codes for MDSYEPAGGLNSEIESLRIREYVPEDFRSVIRLWTVSGIHVGPSDTVEELERTRQRDPDLFLVAETHDSVVGVVLGRFDGRRGWIHHLAVDPSHRSHGIGGLLVRELEKRLSAKGCSKVNLHVLRSNEGVCAFYEALGYSRFDLIFMDKWLNPP; via the coding sequence ATGGACTCGTACGAACCTGCAGGCGGATTGAATTCAGAAATCGAATCCCTTCGCATCAGGGAGTATGTGCCGGAAGATTTCAGAAGTGTGATACGCCTCTGGACTGTCTCAGGAATCCACGTCGGCCCTTCGGACACGGTTGAGGAACTGGAACGGACAAGACAACGCGATCCGGATTTGTTCCTTGTGGCCGAAACGCATGATAGTGTTGTGGGCGTTGTCCTCGGCCGCTTTGATGGCCGGCGCGGATGGATACATCATCTTGCCGTAGACCCGTCACACCGCTCGCACGGCATCGGAGGACTTCTTGTCAGGGAGCTGGAGAAACGCCTGTCGGCAAAGGGATGCTCGAAGGTTAATCTGCATGTCCTCCGATCCAACGAGGGTGTTTGCGCGTTCTATGAGGCCCTGGGCTACAGCAGATTTGACCTGATATTCATGGACAAATGGCTCAATCCGCCGTAG
- a CDS encoding PDZ domain-containing protein encodes MEEKIEYTVDARDNRLNCLNVEMSFRPQKGVVDICMAAWAPGSYRIEDFARHIVNISAVNADGRAMKMEKKDKSTWTFRADGRKVVVRYRVHAHMITVHQSFVDDTHLTLNGGSSLLYAKGYEHLQAVLRIIPLDGWNNVSTGLGRTEDKWTFTAPDFDILIDSPVEAGNHISTHFKAAGKDHEIAIYGSGTIDKDTFTSDVEKIVRAEIDIMKDVPYDRYLFIYDLLPGASGGLEHLNSTHCLADPFSFRIREDYLARLSTISHEFFHLWNVKRLRPVPLGPFDYTKEVYTGLLWFSEGFTSYYTYIALRRAMIVTPGELLRSFARMAESYMNTPGRNYQSADESSFDTWIKLYKPDENSVNSGISYYTKGSLIGMLLDLHILDATDGRKRLDDVMRLLYNTTYRKGRGFTEEDFVAACGKVLGSDASQLCRSLIRGRGDLQFGRYLALAGLEMKRESERKEGCAGILMSRKTPETVGSVLEGMPAAEAGVFPGDEIIAVNGMRVMPPDFASRIRELSPREDITLTVARHGQLKSISLRLEERPGKLTFVQMKRASAKQKRTYEKWAYARWKDGVSYEGVNDSSEYRKRFDII; translated from the coding sequence ATGGAAGAAAAGATAGAGTATACAGTTGATGCGAGAGACAACAGACTGAACTGCCTCAACGTTGAGATGTCTTTCAGGCCGCAGAAGGGCGTGGTGGACATATGCATGGCAGCATGGGCTCCTGGCTCTTACCGTATCGAGGATTTTGCCAGGCACATTGTGAACATATCGGCCGTCAACGCAGACGGCAGGGCAATGAAGATGGAGAAGAAGGACAAGAGCACATGGACATTCAGGGCGGACGGCCGGAAAGTTGTCGTGAGGTACAGGGTTCATGCACACATGATAACGGTGCACCAGAGTTTCGTCGACGACACTCACCTGACGCTCAACGGCGGAAGCTCGCTTCTTTACGCAAAGGGTTACGAACACCTTCAGGCGGTGCTCAGGATTATTCCCCTGGACGGGTGGAACAACGTTTCCACAGGACTCGGCAGAACCGAAGACAAATGGACGTTTACGGCCCCGGATTTTGACATACTCATTGATTCGCCGGTCGAAGCAGGCAACCATATTTCCACCCATTTCAAGGCAGCAGGAAAGGATCATGAGATAGCAATTTACGGCTCAGGCACCATTGATAAGGATACATTCACGTCCGACGTTGAAAAAATTGTACGTGCGGAAATAGACATTATGAAGGACGTGCCGTACGACAGATATCTCTTCATCTACGACCTGCTGCCTGGTGCCTCGGGAGGACTGGAACATCTAAACTCGACGCATTGCCTCGCCGATCCTTTTTCGTTCAGGATCAGGGAGGACTATCTGGCCAGACTGAGCACGATATCCCACGAGTTCTTCCACCTGTGGAACGTCAAGAGACTCAGACCGGTACCTCTTGGTCCGTTCGATTATACGAAGGAAGTATACACCGGGCTGCTGTGGTTTTCGGAAGGTTTCACTTCATACTACACATACATCGCATTGAGACGCGCCATGATCGTGACGCCGGGAGAACTGTTAAGGAGCTTTGCTAGAATGGCCGAATCATACATGAACACGCCCGGTCGGAATTACCAGAGCGCGGATGAGTCCAGTTTCGACACCTGGATAAAACTCTACAAACCGGATGAGAACTCTGTGAATTCGGGCATATCATACTATACGAAGGGGAGTCTCATAGGCATGCTCCTCGACCTGCACATCCTGGATGCCACCGACGGAAGGAAGAGACTCGACGACGTCATGCGCCTGCTCTACAACACCACCTACAGGAAAGGCAGGGGATTTACCGAAGAAGATTTTGTCGCGGCCTGCGGCAAGGTGCTCGGAAGCGATGCATCACAGCTCTGCAGGAGTCTTATCAGAGGCAGGGGCGATTTGCAATTCGGCAGATATCTCGCGCTGGCGGGCCTGGAAATGAAAAGGGAAAGCGAGCGCAAAGAGGGATGTGCCGGAATACTGATGTCCAGAAAGACGCCAGAGACTGTGGGCAGCGTACTGGAAGGCATGCCTGCCGCCGAAGCAGGCGTTTTTCCTGGAGACGAAATCATAGCGGTGAACGGCATGCGCGTTATGCCGCCCGATTTTGCCAGCAGAATAAGGGAACTCTCTCCTCGGGAAGACATAACGCTCACTGTTGCGAGACACGGTCAGCTCAAGAGCATTTCGCTCAGACTTGAAGAGAGGCCGGGCAAGCTGACATTTGTGCAGATGAAAAGAGCGAGTGCGAAACAGAAGCGGACTTATGAGAAATGGGCCTATGCCAGATGGAAGGACGGCGTGAGCTACGAAGGAGTGAATGACTCGAGCGAGTACAGAAAGCGTTTCGATATCATATGA
- a CDS encoding class I SAM-dependent methyltransferase — protein MTAVNYTAHIARLFDTDISRVLKLCEESLAVQKIVSGKLRGKNLWALTYDKRKALYAITRLLRPSVAVETGVGSGVSTTFLLSALRSGMLHSIDLGVKYGEEKEEYPVGFLVPERLKKKWHLHKGDARELLKPLLNDLGDIQLFYHDSRHTFSHVNFELECAWEHMERGIVLVDNYEFTRAPEKFADRVGAPIVRLSGRAGGFCAIPKGF, from the coding sequence ATGACAGCTGTCAATTACACTGCACATATTGCCAGACTCTTCGACACGGATATATCGCGCGTTCTCAAACTGTGTGAAGAGAGCCTTGCTGTACAGAAAATCGTTTCAGGGAAATTAAGAGGAAAGAATCTCTGGGCACTGACATATGATAAGAGGAAAGCACTGTACGCGATAACCCGGCTGCTGAGGCCATCCGTTGCGGTGGAAACCGGCGTGGGATCGGGCGTTTCGACGACATTCCTGTTGTCTGCGCTCAGATCCGGCATGCTTCATTCTATCGATCTCGGTGTGAAATACGGCGAGGAAAAGGAGGAGTATCCTGTAGGCTTTCTTGTGCCGGAAAGATTGAAGAAAAAGTGGCATTTACACAAAGGCGATGCCAGAGAGTTGCTCAAGCCATTGCTCAATGATCTGGGCGACATACAGCTTTTCTATCATGACAGCAGACACACGTTCAGCCATGTGAACTTCGAACTTGAGTGCGCCTGGGAACATATGGAGAGAGGCATTGTGCTGGTGGACAATTACGAATTCACACGCGCGCCAGAGAAATTTGCAGACAGGGTAGGCGCACCGATTGTGAGACTGAGCGGCAGGGCAGGCGGCTTCTGCGCAATACCAAAGGGATTCTGA
- the purD gene encoding phosphoribosylamine--glycine ligase: MTKRIQMKILVVGGGCREHALVSRLKFEGNSIIAAMKNRNPGIEALAQAVMQCDETDALAISAFASKNNADFAVIGPENPLAAGVADVLADAAVACFGPVKRAAEIESSKSFTRGLLKRHGIPGNPVYASFDNIAEAVEHIEKCDYPVVVKPSGLTGGKGVKVVGDQLADNREACTYVKEIFSSAGGKTEVVVEEKLVGEEFSLQAISDGTRLLPFPLAQDHKRAFEGDRGPNTGGMGSYTLADGLLPFVEEPDRDSALDTMQRVIDAMKSEGREFRGLLYGGFILTAEGIRLLEFNARFADPESMNVLAVTKGDLGSVLLSAAEGNLRNGLSFERSSTVCRYYVPTGYGERPMPNAEIFIDEKCIAGSNATLYYGSVNAGAGKILTTTSRSFALLAKADQPWQAASAIDAAAVCVRGNLYSRRDIGTIEEIERKSASGRKLHYRGAA, encoded by the coding sequence ATGACAAAACGCATTCAGATGAAAATTCTCGTAGTTGGTGGAGGCTGCAGGGAGCATGCACTTGTCAGCAGACTGAAGTTCGAGGGCAACTCAATAATCGCTGCGATGAAAAACAGGAATCCTGGGATAGAGGCACTTGCACAAGCGGTAATGCAGTGCGATGAAACTGATGCTCTCGCCATTTCGGCATTTGCCAGTAAGAACAATGCGGACTTTGCTGTGATAGGGCCCGAAAATCCGCTTGCCGCAGGAGTGGCCGATGTCCTTGCAGATGCGGCGGTCGCCTGTTTCGGACCCGTAAAGAGGGCTGCGGAAATCGAGTCGTCGAAATCATTCACGAGGGGACTGCTAAAAAGGCATGGAATACCCGGCAATCCCGTTTACGCATCGTTCGACAATATTGCGGAAGCGGTTGAGCACATAGAGAAGTGTGATTATCCGGTAGTTGTCAAACCGTCCGGTCTTACGGGTGGAAAGGGAGTGAAGGTCGTAGGCGATCAGCTCGCTGACAATCGTGAGGCATGCACATACGTGAAAGAGATATTCTCCTCCGCCGGGGGAAAAACGGAAGTAGTCGTTGAAGAGAAGCTCGTAGGTGAAGAGTTCAGCCTGCAGGCGATTTCAGACGGCACACGCCTCCTCCCCTTCCCGCTCGCACAGGATCACAAACGTGCGTTTGAGGGCGACAGGGGTCCAAATACAGGAGGCATGGGCTCATACACTCTGGCAGACGGACTCCTCCCCTTCGTCGAAGAACCGGACAGGGATTCCGCGCTGGACACGATGCAGCGTGTAATAGACGCCATGAAGAGCGAGGGAAGGGAATTCAGGGGACTCCTGTACGGCGGATTCATACTAACTGCGGAAGGCATCAGACTGCTTGAATTCAACGCCCGCTTCGCCGATCCCGAATCCATGAATGTTCTTGCCGTCACAAAAGGTGATCTGGGATCTGTGCTGCTTTCGGCTGCGGAGGGAAATCTCAGGAACGGCCTTTCATTCGAGCGTTCGAGCACCGTCTGCAGATACTACGTGCCGACAGGCTACGGCGAACGGCCTATGCCAAACGCTGAAATATTCATAGATGAGAAATGCATTGCGGGAAGCAATGCCACCCTGTATTACGGCTCGGTAAATGCGGGGGCCGGGAAGATTCTAACGACGACTTCACGGTCATTTGCATTGCTGGCAAAGGCAGATCAGCCGTGGCAGGCCGCATCGGCAATTGATGCAGCAGCAGTGTGTGTAAGGGGGAATCTCTATAGCAGGAGGGATATAGGCACGATTGAAGAGATTGAAAGGAAGAGCGCTTCCGGAAGGAAACTGCATTATCGTGGTGCTGCCTGA
- a CDS encoding RtcB family protein, whose product MPATIISTEKLEKHGLNTLGWNGTLNKIDEFRYEIPASYKQGMRTSAIIYSDEKMIQSIKQDNALEQAANITMMPGIVGKALAMPDIHWGYGFPIGGVIAESEEDGVISPGGLGFDINCGVRMVRTALMYADVKDRIKELMDMLFRLVPCGVGSEGNVNAKGNEIDRVLDNGAKWAVENGYGWEEDLEVTEENGLYSSADSSKVSVRAKQRGRKQIGTLGSGNHFLEIDRVEKIFDREVAHKFGIESEDQIVVTVHTGSRGLGHQVATDYLKLMEEKIAGYGYNLPDRQLACAPIHSREGEEYFAAMAAAANFGWANRQLILHRIREAFKSVFSRSPDELGMHLVYDVAHNIAKIEEYVVEGRKVRAYIHRKGATRALPAGHPLVPRKYSAVGQPVIIPGDMGTASFLLVGAEGSVRESFGSTCHGAGRILSRSAATRMYNEAEVRRKMSDSGIYLKSATVEGILEEAPGAYKNVDDVVRITQGAGLSRMVARVVPVGVMKG is encoded by the coding sequence ATGCCCGCAACTATTATAAGCACCGAGAAGTTGGAAAAACACGGGCTGAATACATTGGGCTGGAACGGCACATTAAACAAAATAGACGAGTTCAGGTACGAGATACCGGCATCCTACAAGCAGGGAATGAGAACGTCCGCGATCATTTATTCAGATGAAAAGATGATACAGTCGATAAAGCAGGATAACGCTCTTGAACAGGCCGCCAACATAACGATGATGCCCGGCATAGTGGGAAAGGCGCTGGCAATGCCGGACATACACTGGGGATATGGTTTCCCGATCGGCGGAGTGATTGCAGAATCGGAAGAGGATGGAGTCATATCTCCTGGTGGCCTCGGCTTCGATATCAACTGCGGAGTGAGAATGGTCAGGACAGCTTTGATGTACGCCGACGTAAAAGACAGGATTAAGGAACTGATGGATATGCTCTTTCGCCTTGTCCCCTGCGGTGTCGGTTCTGAAGGCAACGTCAACGCAAAAGGCAATGAAATTGACAGGGTCCTCGACAACGGGGCCAAATGGGCAGTGGAAAACGGCTACGGCTGGGAGGAGGATCTCGAAGTCACTGAGGAAAACGGACTTTACAGCAGCGCAGACTCTTCGAAGGTGAGCGTCAGGGCGAAGCAGAGAGGAAGAAAGCAGATCGGCACGCTGGGTTCCGGTAACCATTTTCTGGAAATCGACAGGGTGGAGAAGATCTTCGACAGGGAAGTAGCACACAAATTCGGCATCGAATCGGAGGATCAGATTGTCGTAACAGTGCACACAGGCTCAAGAGGGCTGGGTCATCAGGTTGCCACGGATTATCTGAAACTGATGGAAGAGAAGATTGCGGGTTACGGCTACAATCTGCCCGACAGGCAGCTCGCGTGCGCGCCAATTCATTCAAGGGAGGGAGAGGAATATTTTGCGGCCATGGCCGCGGCGGCAAACTTTGGCTGGGCCAACAGGCAGCTGATACTTCACCGCATCAGAGAGGCATTCAAGTCTGTTTTTTCCCGTTCGCCGGATGAGCTTGGAATGCACCTCGTGTACGACGTTGCGCATAACATAGCAAAGATTGAGGAGTATGTTGTCGAAGGCAGGAAGGTGCGTGCATATATACACAGGAAGGGAGCTACCAGAGCACTCCCCGCAGGGCATCCGCTTGTGCCCCGGAAATACTCCGCGGTCGGCCAGCCTGTGATCATTCCTGGTGACATGGGCACGGCCAGTTTCCTGCTCGTGGGTGCCGAGGGTTCCGTAAGGGAGAGTTTTGGTTCGACGTGCCACGGAGCCGGACGCATTCTTTCAAGGAGCGCTGCCACGAGAATGTACAATGAAGCGGAAGTGAGGCGCAAGATGTCCGACAGCGGCATATATCTGAAATCCGCAACCGTCGAGGGAATACTGGAGGAGGCGCCGGGAGCTTACAAGAATGTGGACGATGTCGTCAGGATAACCCAGGGTGCTGGACTGTCCAGGATGGTTGCCCGCGTCGTTCCCGTTGGCGTCATGAAAGGTTGA
- a CDS encoding serine hydrolase, which produces MTDFAKLEIKLRSLCSRYGSELQVLMEHPSSGFSFRHNSGSEFPSASIIKLFILDYALEYEKRPGVHVPVSSLTMTEDSMLNFFSGSTLTVRALLSLMIDVSDNAATNYLISRYGMQRLNEHIRSRGWKRTRLRRFMLDFKAREAGLENTTTLDDVFDLIAQHALNQSSTKSRTFLNMMRFQHDRSRIALLLPEGVTGSKSGSLGNVYSDVAFISAAGGFSYAGFMTRDAAAAVARTFIPKLSLLFYRTISR; this is translated from the coding sequence ATGACCGATTTCGCAAAACTGGAGATAAAACTGCGCAGTTTATGTTCAAGATACGGAAGCGAACTGCAGGTGCTCATGGAGCACCCGTCTTCCGGTTTTTCCTTCAGACATAATAGCGGAAGTGAGTTCCCTTCCGCCAGCATAATCAAGCTATTCATTCTTGATTACGCGCTGGAATATGAGAAGCGGCCCGGGGTTCATGTGCCGGTGTCTTCCCTTACCATGACGGAAGACAGCATGCTGAATTTCTTTTCCGGTTCCACCCTGACAGTCCGGGCACTTCTCTCGCTGATGATCGATGTGAGCGACAATGCTGCAACAAACTATCTGATAAGCCGATACGGCATGCAGCGGCTCAACGAACACATCCGCTCCAGAGGTTGGAAGCGCACCCGACTCAGGAGATTCATGCTTGATTTCAAGGCAAGGGAAGCGGGGCTTGAGAACACAACAACTCTCGATGATGTCTTCGACCTAATTGCTCAGCATGCACTGAATCAGTCAAGCACAAAGAGCCGCACTTTTCTGAATATGATGAGATTTCAACATGACAGAAGCAGGATCGCCCTCCTGCTTCCGGAAGGCGTGACAGGATCGAAGAGCGGAAGTCTGGGCAACGTGTACAGCGATGTGGCATTCATCTCTGCCGCAGGAGGCTTTTCCTATGCTGGATTCATGACCCGTGACGCCGCTGCGGCCGTGGCAAGAACGTTCATACCGAAGCTGTCACTACTCTTCTACCGCACGATTTCTAGATAG
- the gatD gene encoding Glu-tRNA(Gln) amidotransferase subunit GatD, translating to MDAMERLRRGGISVGDEVRVRNGAGEMKGILLPHHDFSRRDVFTIKLSSGYNTGIRYDDNTQVEKIASAPVPEPHASAQRRGSSSGKRVAFIGTGGTIASYVDYRTGGVFPAYDADGIVSLVPEISGICSLEGRNLFSEMSENFGHREWSSLAEEVASRLNAGYNGVLISHGTDTMSYTAAALSFMLHDLTGPVVLVGAQRSPDRPSFDGYLNLLCASRVAAESDIGEVVVVMHSNSSDGGCTIHRGTKVRKMHSSRRDAFRSINAQPIGFVNGGVRCTSAYRKASPGTVTAETSMSKEVVLVQFYPDMGKKDFLDLTEGKRGVVIAGTGLGHVSSELVKSITMRVSENVAVVATTQCLNGTTDLNVYSTGRDMLKAGVIPGGDMLPEVAYVKLRYVLAHHRSNDSIRHAMMSNLAGELTDRREGTVDAE from the coding sequence ATGGACGCGATGGAGAGACTCCGGCGTGGAGGCATCTCCGTCGGGGATGAAGTGCGTGTCAGGAACGGTGCCGGCGAAATGAAGGGCATACTCCTGCCGCATCACGATTTCAGCCGGAGGGATGTTTTCACTATCAAACTTTCATCCGGTTACAATACAGGCATACGATATGACGACAACACGCAGGTGGAGAAAATCGCGTCAGCGCCAGTCCCGGAGCCTCACGCCTCGGCTCAAAGACGTGGCAGCAGCTCAGGAAAACGAGTTGCATTCATCGGAACTGGAGGAACAATCGCGAGTTACGTGGATTACAGGACAGGAGGCGTGTTCCCTGCATATGATGCTGATGGTATTGTATCGCTGGTGCCGGAGATTTCCGGCATCTGTTCGCTGGAGGGCAGGAATCTCTTTTCAGAAATGAGTGAAAATTTCGGTCACAGAGAATGGTCTTCGCTGGCCGAGGAAGTCGCTTCCAGGCTGAATGCCGGATACAACGGGGTGTTGATATCTCACGGCACAGACACGATGTCATATACCGCCGCTGCTCTCTCGTTCATGCTGCATGACCTGACGGGCCCGGTGGTGCTCGTCGGTGCTCAGCGCTCACCCGACAGGCCCTCATTCGACGGGTATCTGAATCTGCTGTGCGCATCAAGGGTCGCGGCTGAAAGTGACATAGGTGAAGTAGTTGTCGTCATGCATTCCAACTCATCGGACGGAGGGTGCACGATACACCGCGGCACAAAAGTCAGAAAAATGCATTCGAGCAGAAGAGATGCGTTCAGGAGCATAAATGCGCAACCCATCGGTTTCGTCAACGGGGGCGTCCGATGCACTTCCGCATACAGGAAGGCTTCCCCGGGTACTGTCACTGCCGAGACATCAATGTCAAAGGAAGTCGTTCTCGTGCAATTTTACCCCGATATGGGTAAGAAGGATTTCCTTGATCTGACGGAGGGAAAGAGAGGCGTGGTGATCGCCGGAACGGGACTGGGACACGTGAGCTCTGAGCTCGTAAAATCGATCACTATGAGGGTTTCGGAGAATGTCGCTGTCGTCGCCACCACACAGTGCCTCAATGGCACAACGGATCTGAATGTATATTCCACCGGCAGAGATATGCTGAAAGCCGGAGTTATACCTGGGGGCGACATGCTTCCGGAGGTCGCGTACGTGAAGCTCCGGTATGTGCTTGCACATCATCGCTCAAATGACTCAATCAGGCATGCAATGATGTCGAATCTTGCCGGCGAACTTACGGATAGAAGGGAGGGAACGGTAGATGCCGAATGA
- a CDS encoding haloacid dehalogenase: protein MKRLKGRALPEGNCIIVVLPEDEKMTVEKLDTVMSEVERELDERDELREIALKRCREIVRLSSDLIYRMQKGAASREVVDGFRNLKSVVMELNTLLTGNYEVYYSGFVEEALQEYVEATLLRCAVSGKDLPTPAQLKVDASTYVLGLSDLIGEFRRIALNSMIEGRVEEAAHWVNEMERLFVAISRLHYPSKLVQIRKKQDTARAMLDRTRGELATTMASHALRK from the coding sequence TTGAAGAGATTGAAAGGAAGAGCGCTTCCGGAAGGAAACTGCATTATCGTGGTGCTGCCTGAGGATGAAAAGATGACGGTTGAAAAACTTGACACGGTAATGTCGGAAGTGGAGCGGGAACTCGACGAAAGAGACGAGCTTCGCGAAATTGCACTGAAACGATGCAGAGAGATTGTGCGCCTATCGTCGGACCTCATTTACAGGATGCAGAAGGGGGCAGCATCCAGAGAGGTGGTGGACGGATTCAGGAATCTCAAATCTGTCGTGATGGAGCTGAATACACTCCTGACCGGCAACTATGAAGTCTATTACAGCGGTTTTGTGGAGGAGGCTCTTCAGGAATACGTCGAGGCAACGCTGCTGAGATGCGCGGTGAGCGGAAAGGATTTACCGACGCCTGCGCAGCTTAAGGTCGATGCTTCCACATATGTACTCGGATTGTCTGACCTGATAGGTGAATTCAGGAGGATTGCGCTCAACAGCATGATCGAAGGGAGAGTCGAGGAAGCGGCCCACTGGGTGAACGAAATGGAGCGTCTGTTTGTTGCGATCTCGAGGCTGCATTACCCGTCCAAGCTCGTGCAGATCAGAAAGAAACAGGACACCGCACGTGCGATGCTGGACAGGACGAGAGGGGAACTAGCCACGACGATGGCATCGCATGCGTTGAGAAAATGA
- a CDS encoding DMT family transporter, whose translation MDRRKLHAVLLTLCAAALWGTTFPAVKVGLEYVNPFNFLMWRFFLATIVLLIVQMLRGTSINELIRPETVTMGFVMSLSFLMQYLGQVGTTASEAAVLINSSPVMVPMLGYALIKERLNAKKWSAVVFGTVGVVLMSGIAAANGNSGYPVIGTIELLFSALLTSIFIVVSKKNVAVVKPLDIILGSFIFASLFIFMFTLLSGNVSLSLWNSYTTSAIVIYLSLFCTALPFILWFRGLGSLSATGSTVITLFEPVVGVALSVVFLGEAFTVLAAAGTSLIFIAIVLMGTQ comes from the coding sequence GTGGATAGGCGAAAGTTACACGCAGTTCTGCTAACACTTTGCGCCGCCGCGCTCTGGGGAACAACCTTTCCGGCTGTTAAGGTCGGACTCGAATACGTCAATCCGTTTAATTTTCTCATGTGGAGGTTTTTTCTCGCAACAATTGTGCTGCTGATTGTCCAGATGCTGAGAGGAACGAGCATAAATGAGTTGATTCGGCCCGAAACAGTTACGATGGGTTTCGTCATGTCTCTCTCCTTCCTGATGCAGTATCTTGGCCAGGTCGGAACGACAGCTTCAGAAGCAGCGGTACTCATCAACTCCAGTCCGGTGATGGTTCCTATGCTGGGGTACGCGCTCATAAAGGAGCGTCTCAATGCAAAGAAGTGGTCCGCCGTGGTATTCGGCACAGTCGGTGTCGTATTGATGTCAGGCATCGCTGCAGCGAACGGGAACAGTGGTTATCCAGTCATCGGAACGATCGAGCTGCTGTTCAGTGCGCTGCTGACTTCCATTTTCATTGTCGTTTCGAAGAAGAATGTTGCCGTGGTCAAGCCGCTCGATATCATACTCGGCTCATTCATTTTCGCATCCCTTTTTATTTTCATGTTCACGCTCCTGTCAGGCAATGTTTCACTTTCTCTTTGGAACAGTTATACCACTTCAGCAATTGTGATCTACCTGTCTCTCTTCTGCACAGCCTTGCCTTTCATTCTCTGGTTCAGAGGTCTCGGTTCACTTTCGGCAACAGGTTCCACTGTGATCACGCTTTTTGAACCGGTAGTCGGTGTGGCCCTATCCGTCGTGTTCCTCGGAGAAGCGTTTACTGTTTTAGCCGCCGCTGGAACATCGCTGATTTTTATTGCGATCGTGCTGATGGGCACTCAGTGA